One Oryza brachyantha chromosome 3, ObraRS2, whole genome shotgun sequence DNA segment encodes these proteins:
- the LOC102700606 gene encoding uncharacterized protein LOC102700606 isoform X1, producing MGALCLLPSTPPSCPCGAAGSPRLVTRRNLASCYGADSGGRPQLACKRRRRRRGRVVRAGGDKGEGGGGGGGGAEFFGEDGVVEDMDGYLNYLSLEYDSVWDTKPSWCQPWTILLSGAVAIAGSWLPIHSVVITTGVSFVICAWWYIFLYSYPKQAYNEMIAERRRKVASGAEDTYGMEKIQ from the exons ATGGGCGCGCTCTGCCTGCTCccgtccacgccgccgtcgtgccctTGCGGCGCGGCAGGCTCGCCCAGGCTCGTGACGAGGAGGAACTTGGCCTCCTGCTATGGCGCCGATTCCGGTGGGCGTCCGCAGCTCGCGtgcaagcggcggcggcggcggcgcggccgcgtggtgcgggccggcggcgacaaggGGGaagggggcgggggcgggggcggcggggcggagtTCTTCGGTGAGGATGGTGTGGTGGAGGACATGGACGGGTACCTCAACTACCTCTCGCTTGAGTACGACTCCGTCTGGGACACCAAGCCCTCTTG GTGCCAGCCTTGGACAATCTTACTTTCAGGAGCAGTTGCGATTGCCGGTAGTTGGCTGCCCATCCACTCTGTTGTGATTACCACAGGAGTTTCTTTTGTAATATGTGCATGGTGGTACATATTTCTCTACTCCTATCCCAAG CAGGCATACAACGAGATGATAgctgagaggaggaggaaggttGCCAGTGGCGCTGAAGATACCTACGGGATGGAGAAGATCCAATGA
- the LOC102700606 gene encoding uncharacterized protein LOC102700606 isoform X2: MGALCLLPSTPPSCPCGAAGSPRLVTRRNLASCYGADSGGRPQLACKRRRRRRGRVVRAGGDKGEGGGGGGGGAEFFGEDGVVEDMDGYLNYLSLEYDSVWDTKPSWCQPWTILLSGAVAIAGSWLPIHSVVITTGVSFVICAWWYIFLYSYPKAYNEMIAERRRKVASGAEDTYGMEKIQ; the protein is encoded by the exons ATGGGCGCGCTCTGCCTGCTCccgtccacgccgccgtcgtgccctTGCGGCGCGGCAGGCTCGCCCAGGCTCGTGACGAGGAGGAACTTGGCCTCCTGCTATGGCGCCGATTCCGGTGGGCGTCCGCAGCTCGCGtgcaagcggcggcggcggcggcgcggccgcgtggtgcgggccggcggcgacaaggGGGaagggggcgggggcgggggcggcggggcggagtTCTTCGGTGAGGATGGTGTGGTGGAGGACATGGACGGGTACCTCAACTACCTCTCGCTTGAGTACGACTCCGTCTGGGACACCAAGCCCTCTTG GTGCCAGCCTTGGACAATCTTACTTTCAGGAGCAGTTGCGATTGCCGGTAGTTGGCTGCCCATCCACTCTGTTGTGATTACCACAGGAGTTTCTTTTGTAATATGTGCATGGTGGTACATATTTCTCTACTCCTATCCCAAG GCATACAACGAGATGATAgctgagaggaggaggaaggttGCCAGTGGCGCTGAAGATACCTACGGGATGGAGAAGATCCAATGA